A region of the Methylomagnum ishizawai genome:
AGACGGGCCAGAGGTGGCGCTCGTCGGCGAACCCCTTGCGCTTTCCGGCGACGGAGAATCCCTGGCAGGGTGGGCTTCCGGTCCAAACAGGTCGAGTTGCCGGCCATCCGGCGATTTGCAACGCCCTGGGCCATCCCCCGATTCCCGCGAAGAAATGGCATTGGACAAATCTCCCCAAATCCTGGGCCTCGACTTCGACGATGCTGCGCTCATCCACCACCCCGTCCGGTATCAATTCGGCCTTTATCAATTCCCGGAGCCATTCGGCGGCTTCGGGATTGAATTCGTTGTAGTAATTCATGGTTTTCCCCCACGCCAACCGCTCCGGTTGCCCATCGCGCCGATCCTCACGCGCAGATGGCCAGGAATTGGGAGGCGCGGGTGCAGGCCACGTACAGCGCCCGGTTGAACTGGTACGCCTCCACCATCCGGTTCAGGTCGCGGTAGTCCACCAAGGCGGTGTCGAACGTGCTGCCCTGGCTCTTGTGGACGGTGATGGCGTAGGCGTGGCGGATGGGGGCGAAGGCGTTCTTCAGGGCCCAGGCCCGGCCCGACGCGCTCTTGGAATCCGTCAGCAGGCCTTCCTTCAGCTTCGGGTTCATTTCGTCGTTGGCCCGGCGCTTGAGGTCGTTCGCCTGCGTGAACAGTTCGGACACCAAGCGCCCCACCAGGTCGGGGTCGTGGGCCACGTGGACCATGATCCCGTTGTCGTCGCCGTCGTCCAGGTACAGGAGGTCGGCGCGGAGGCTCGGGCGCTCGGGCACGTCCGGGTAGTAGCGGTGCCTGACGTCGCGTTCGATGCGCTTGATGACGAGTTCCTGGCTGGTGTGGAGCTGGGTGGGGTCCGTGACCGGCGTGGACACCTCCACGCCGTCGATCACGCGCACCATGTGCTCGCGCACCTTGTCGGCGTCGCAGGCGCTGTGGACGATGACGGGCTCCCCCACGTCGAACGGGGTGCGTCCGTCCGGCACCGGGCCGTACAGGGCCTCGTGGACGGCCCGGTTGAAGAACTCGACGGCGGCGTTGCGGAACGCCAGCACCCGGCAATCCCGGCCCTCCCGGATTTCCGAGACCGCCCACTCGGCGATTTCCTCGGGCCGCATGGAGAACGCCCCGATGGCCTTGGCGTCCACCGGGATGGCGGCCATGATGTCGGCCATCGTCATCCGCTGCTCGGCCTCGATGAATTTGCGGATCACCATCGACAGCCCGATCATGGGATTGCCCTGGGCCTGCCGCACCACCTCGGTCAGCCGGGCTTTGCGCTCGACGTGGGAGAACACCGGGGACATGCCCACGCCGGCCTTCTCGACGGGCGGCAACTGGGCCGGGTCGCCGACGAACAGGATCAGGCAGTCGCGGCGGACGCGCAGCAGCAGCTTGAACATCTCGGTGCCGACCATCGAGGCCTCGTCCACCACCAGCACATCCAGGTCGTGGATGGTGCTGTCGCGCTTCTGGGTGATTTGCTGGGTGCCGTCGTCCCGCTCCTGCATTTGCAGCCCCAGGAAGCTGTGGAGGGTGCCGACGCACACCTTGCCGCCCTGGCCGTCCCATTCGTCCCGGTCGAACCGCGAACCACGCGGCCGCTTGTTGCCGAACCGGACCACGCCGAACTTGCGGAGGTTGGCCGCCAGCACCTTCACCGCCTTGTTGGTGGGGGCCGCGACGCCGATCACGCGCTCCGCTTGCAGGTCGGCCACCAGCTTGCCGACGACGTGGCTCTTGCCCACCCCGGCGAAGCCTTCCAGCACCATCAGGGCCGCGTCCGTCTGGCCCCGGCAGAACTCCAGCATCCCGGCGTAGGCGTGCGCCTGCTGGGGCGTCAGGCCGTCCGTGGTGGGTTCCTGGCGCGGGGGTTCGATGCCGGTGCCGATGCTGGCGAGGAATGGGTGCTGGGTCGCCGCGAGGGCTTTCACTTGTTGCATATCAATCACCTGTCGTTGATCCGCCTGATGGGGATGCCGGGCCATGCGATTCAGGCTTATCGCTTTTCGGGAGCGACCCTAGGCCCGGCAATTCGGTTGTTTTCGGTTTCGGGAGAGGGGTAGACGCGAAGTAGATGAACCTTCCTCTTCCATTCAATCCCTTGCTACGTAAGGCTTTCAGCGTTCGGGTAGCGAGGTAGATGCTTATATAAAGAGGTCTAATTCTTTATATAGGGGGGGCATAAGCCCTAAGGGGATTCGCCTCTCCCATCTACCCGAAGGCCGGAAGCCATGCCGGGCGTGGCTTTGACGGGAGAGGCACTAACATCCAACCCGGTGCTACCCTCTACCCTGATGTAGGCCCGGCCCCCGCGCCCTCGGGGAACCTGGACGATCTCGCCCCGGTCCAGTAGGCTCGCCATGACCGACTCGCGCACGTCCGGCGAAAGCTTCTTGAAGGCCCAACAGCGCTGGGCCAAGTCCTTGGGGGTCCGGCCTTCCGGCCCGCCCTGGCCTATGAAGTACAGGATGAGTTCCCCGGCGTCCTGGGAGGGCTTGGGCGCGGCGGTTCGGGGAGAAACCTCCTCACTCTGAGGGGATTTTGGAACTTCCCCCAATGGGGTAAGTTTCGCGCCATCCGGCATAAGCCTTTTTATAACTAAGTCGTTGAAATGAAAGGCCGTCCGGCTTCTGGGATCGCCCTCGAAAGTGAGGCGGTCCCCGTCGATTTCCAGGGAAATGCGCGTACTGCTGGCGGGGGATGGCGTAGCTGGCTGCTGGGCCAGGAGTTCAAGCCGGTTGAACGCTTCGATGTACTTCTCCTTCCATTCCATGGCGCTCTTGCCGGTGAAGCCCATGGCGAGGATCGTGAATCCGTCGCGGGTCATTTCGTACATGCGTTCCCGGCGGATCGAGTTGTTGGGGCCGGGCACGTCGCGGAACGTCAATCCAAAATTGGATTCACGAAAACCAGGTGAGCATTCCAGGTTATCGATGTCGCGTAAGACATGAGCATGGGATTTCTCAAAAGTCTCGGCGACGATCAGAGAGGTGGTCTTAGGGACGCCGCCGACTATGGAGACGATGGCGTTCGAGGTTCGGCGCTCGCGCTGAACTTTGACTTCCCCCAATGGGGGGGGTGAGATTACGCCACGCTCGGCAAGCCTTTCGATGCTTTGCTTAACCTTGTCATGACGTGATTCGACCAACTCGGAAATGTCCACACTGGACATGGTGATGGACGGATTTTGGGTGTGGATAAGATCATTCATGGTGAAAAACCTCATGAAGCCCGGCTCCAATCGACCGGGCTGAACGGTTGTAGGGCGGGCTTATTCCCCGGTCTTGGGAACTTCGGAGATTTTGAGCGCGGCGGTCAGATGCTCGCGGGCCATGCAGAGCAGTATGACCACGGTCGGATCCAAGGCTTTGGAGGCTATGAGCCTGGAAACGGTATGCTCCAAGAGCAGCAGGATGAGCCTGCCGTCCATGGTGCGCGGACGCTTCTTCCGGTTGTGGCGTTCCAGGGCTTTCAGGGCGTTGGGTAGGGAAGGGATTGCCGGGAAGGGCAAGATTTGGGCGGTATCTGGGCGCGGCTGTTGAATAGCCATGGTGGACTCCTACTTGCAATATTTGAGGAGCCGTCGCCATCCCTGCTAAAAGATGGGTGGACGGACTGTACGGGGTTAGCAGACCGGCAAGTAGGCACCGGCATACCCTCGCGGGTATCCCCGCACAGGCCGTCATTGAAATCTGGGCGGATTCCGGGCATGAAAAAAGCCCGGAGCGCAGATGAGGGGCTGTGCGCCTACTTGCGAACGGGAACCTGCTAAAGTCCCCACCGCCCAATGAGGAGCGGCGAGGAAAAGCATAGGCCCGGACAGGAAGGCGCGTCAAGCGGCTCATGCGGCTTCGCCTCCATCCCCGGCTTCCTCCGCGAATGCCTCCACGGCCCCGGCCTCCTTGACGAACCGCGCCGCGACATAGAGCTTCCCGCCCCGGCCCCTCGGCAACTGCGCCACCTCCCCGTCCTCCACCAGCAGGTCCATCGTCTCGGCCCGCTTTTCCTTGGAGAGCTTCTTGAAGGCCCAACAGCGCTGGCTCAGGTCTTTCGGGGTCCGGCCCTCCGCGCCGCCCTGGGCGATGTAGTCCAGGATTTGCTGGTACTGGGTCAGCTTCCCGTCGTCGGTGCTGAGGATGTTGAAGGCTTCCAGGAACGCCCGGACGTTGGCGGCCACGTAATCGGAAGCCCAGGCCAGGATTTCCCGCGACACCACCGGATGGGGCGGGTTGGCCCACACCGCCAGGACGGCGCACAGCCGCCGCAGGATGGCCCGTGCCGACAGCAGGATGGGCCGGGCCTCGCGCCGGTCGGAGATCGCCATGAGCGCCGCGTAGGCCGCGTCGAGCTTGGCGTCGAACCGCACGGTCCTCAGGTCCGGCTCTTGCGCGGGGTTGTCCTTCACCAGGTCGGTGTCGTCGCCTTGCTCGACCAGGCGGATGGCCTGGATATGGGCGGTGATCCAGCCCGGCACGTCGCCGGGTTCGGGATCGTTCATGGTGTAGGCGGCGGGATCTTCCGGGGCCAGGACGAACAGGAATTGTTCGAGGGCGCCGCGCCCGAGTTCGGAGGCGCGGACCACGGTGGAGAGTTGGTCCGCCGAAATCATGGCCAGGATGGACAGCGCGGGGTGGTGGATGACCACCCGTTCGCCCTGCTTGCCAATCCCGGCCTCCTGCCCGTTGTTGAGGTATATGGGCTTGGCGTTGTGGATGTCGGCGAAGATCGACAGGGTTTGCTCATGCGCCCCCGACGGCTGGCGCTTGGCGAACGCGAGCTGGGAGCCATAGTCGTCCGAGACGTAGAGCAGGGCGGGCGAGCGGTGCAGCATGTTGTACAGCACGCCCGGCGACGAGAACCGGCCATTGGCGATCATGCCCGCGCATCCGGCTTCGGCCAGGGCGCGGTGCAGGGCCGGTTTGTAGTGCCGCACCAGGCCGATGGAATTGGTGACGATGCCGGTGTAGAGGTTCAACGGGTCGCCGAACTCCGTCCGGTACCGGCGGCTCGCGGCGGCGCTGGCCAGGGCGATCGCGGCCAGTTGGCCGGTCTGCCAGCAGATTTCCGGGGCTTCCGCTTGCAGCCACGCCGCCACCTCGTTCAGCGTCTCGCAGGGGAACGGCCTGTGTTGGGCCGGGGCTTCCGGCACCACCTCGTACTTCTTCTGCCGGTTCATTTCCGCGATGTTCTCGGGATCGAAGAACTCGTCGATGCCCGGATTGTTGGCCGGGTCGGAGAGGTCCACGTCCAGCCGGTTTTCCAACCTCCAGCGTTCCGCCTGGGCGCGGGCGCGGGGAATCTGCCGGGCCACCCATTGCATGGCCGAGGCGCGGATGCCCTTGCGGTTCCCCAGCGGCTTCCCGCTCATCGCGTAGGCCGGGCATGTCGCCACGCTGCACATCGTCTCGTCGTCCAGGCCGGCGGCGGCCAGGGCGCAGAGCATGGCGAAGAAATACTCGGAACGGCTGGGCCAGCGCCCCGCGTCCTCCGGGGCCGGGCCGGACTTGATCTTTTCCTTGATGCCCTCCGGCAACGGCAGGGCGTCGAGGTCCACGTCGGCGGCGCTGATGGGGATGACGACGGCGCGGTGGATCTCGGTTTCCGGGACGGTCTCCAGCGCCTCGTAGAAGGCTTCCGGCACGTCCGGGATGTGGTCGAGGGGCACGGTCTCGGTGTAGACGCCCCCCGACGGATGGACCGAACCGGGGGCCACGAACTGCCGCCCGGTGGAACCGATGTCCACCTCCCAGGCCGGTACCCGCTTCTTCCGGGCCGGGTCGTACACCGTGTCCTTGGAGCGCCGGAAGTGGCAGGTGTGGGGCAGCCGCTCGATCTCGACGGCGGCGTAGTAGTGGCGGGAGCCGTTGCCGCGCCCGGACAGCACGGTCGGGTATTGGCCGGGGTCTTCCAGCAGTTCCTCGACGGCGGCGTAGGCTTCCTGGAAATGGCGGGCCTCGTCCGAGCGCACGTCCATGTCCACGCCCACGCAGCACACGCCCTCCCGCAGCACCGACCGGACGCCCAGCCGGATCCCCAGGTTGTAGCCTTGCCGCCAGCTTTGCTTGAGTTCGGACAGGGTCTTGCGGTCCTGGGTGGTCCATTGGTGCTGGACGGGCGCCTTGTCGCGCTCCCGGAGCCAGATCAAATCCAGGCCGACGGGCCAGAGCCGGTTGATGGCCTGGAACAGGTTGGGTTGCTGGGCCGGTGCCGTCATGTCCGCGCCTCCGTTCCGCAGGGGTGGGCCGGCTGGAGCGTCCCGGCGCGCGGGGGGGTTCGTGGTATGATCCGCATGTCGATCACCTCCTCTTTAGGTGGTTGAAGTGGAACCCGGCGCTGTGCTACCAGCGGCCGGGTTTTTTGTTGCCTTGAGCCGCCTTCCGGCCGCCCTGGTTCCATCGGCGCTCATCAGCTATCCCGCGAAATCATTCAGCTATCCTCACGACCCGGAACAGCGGCTTTTCCCACCGTTTCTTCGCGCAGGTCGGTGCCTTGGTTGCCCTGGGGCGGGAGGGGCACGACCATTCCCGGTGCCCTTGGGTCATGGCCGCGAAGGTCCAGCCCGCCGCTTCCAGGCTGGTCCCGGCCTCGGTGTCCAGGGTGTAGGTGACGATCCGGCGGTAGCCCATTGCCCGGCAGATCCGGGCGGCGGTGCCATACAGTTTCGAGCAGGCGTTGCGGGTGCCGTCGGTGCAGCAGCGCGTGACTTCCGCGGTGAATCCGTCGTCCAGGGCGCGGGCCACGGGCCGGCCCACCACGATGACGCCCACCAGGGCATCCCCCAGCGCCGCGCCGACGCCGAACTTCCATGAGCGGGTGGGCCCATGGTGGCGGTGGTGGCGGGCGATGAACGCCTTGGCCTCGCCGAATGTCACCGGGCGGATTTCCAGGCTCATGGAGCCTTCTCCACCAGGTAGCCGACATCCCGCACGAGCTGGATCAGCGTCGGCATCATCCCTTGCAGGGTTTTGGCGGCCTGCTCGGCCTTCTGCTCCGGCTCCACCAGATGGGTCGCGTTCAACCAATACAGGATGGGTTTCCCTTCCTCCCCGAGCGCCGCGATGAGCAGCGAAAGCTTCTTGAGCGGGAAATTCACATTGTCGGCGCCGTTGGCCGAGAGCTTCCGGCTCAGCGCGTTCTCGTCGCGTTCCCCGAGCTTGTCGGCCAACACCTTGAGGGGGATGCCGGACGCCCGCACCGAGGCCCGCACCACGGACATGAGGTCGGGGTATTGATAGGTGATGTCCGGCGGAACGTCGAGTTTCAGTTCCATGGTCCTGGGGCGGTACGGCATAGCTGAACATTCCCTGTCATAGCTGATGTTTGATGATAGAGACGCACGCCGGTCCGGGCGGCATCATTTCCCCACCGAACATCGGAGGGGTACTACAAATGCGATACGAAATCATCAATTTTCTTGTTCATGGCGACACCGCCCACACGGCAATCTCAACCACCAGCGCCGCGCCCATACCGCCCACCAAGGCGGGCACCAGATACAGGGCGTCCAGGTCGGCCAGGGCGCGGTAGGCGCGATGCCCGACCAGGGCGGTGCCGAGGGTGAGGAGGGCTAGGTCGATCATGGGTGGCTCCTCTATGCGGCGCGGTCTTGGGGGGGCCAAAGGTCGGGGCGCAGTTCGTGGCGCGTGACCGCGCCGTTGGTGGCGGTTTCGATCTGGATGGCGCGTTCGGCGGGTAGGCGCTTCGTGAGGTACAGCCACCTATGAATGTGTTGCTGCTTGACTTTTCCGCCAATACGCCGAGCTAACTCTTTTTGGGAGCCGACGGCGGCGATTGCCTTTTCGATGATTGTGTTTTTGGTGTTCATGGGGTTCAGCGTACAATAAAAATTGTACGACGGTCAACCATGAAAGTTGTTTGAACAAAAACAATCACGGTTGTAGCCTTCGCGAATGAATCTTTCAGAACGAATTAAGATGGCCCGCGAATACGCCGGGCTAGATCAGAAGGGGCTTGCCGAGAAGGTGGGCATTTCCCAGCAAATGGTTTCGCGCTTAGAAACCGGCAAGGCGGATGGATCGTCTTATTTGATTAGGATTGCCCAGGTTTGCAGGGTTCATCCATTTTGGCTATATGACGAAAGCGCTGAGATGGTGGATGAAAAATTACTAACGGAAGAAGAGCGCAAACATTTACAGCTATTCCGGGAGGCAAGCCCAAAGACGAGGCGGGCTGTTGAAAATGTTTATGAAATCGAAAAGCAAGATGGAGGAATGAGCCAAGCTCCGGCCAATAATAACAGGCCACAAGAGCAGGCAGCCTAAATCCTGCCAAATCTGTCACAGTTTTTTCTGTGAACTATTTACGTTGACAAGTACGGCGAAAGCCATCTCTTGCTAAGAGACCTGGTAATCGCACGGTTTCAATTCCTCCGATTACGCTGCGCTAATCGGAGCTACGCGGGCTTATCATGCGAATTCGCCTATTAAAGCGGGGATGAATATGCCGGAAGTGATTGCGCTACTGATCTCGCGCACGATTGTCGATGGGAAGCCCATCACCCAAGCACGGCTCTCCGAAGCAACCGGCGTGCCGCAGTCCAGCATCAGCCGCATCCTGAACGGCCATCACACGGCGGTCCATCTCGATAACATGCTGGCGTTCGCACGCTTCTGGAACATCACGCTGGACCAGCTTGCGGGGCTGAAACCCTTGGATGAGCGCGAGTGGTCGCCGGAGGCCCGCAAGGTGGCGGAAATCGTTGACTCCCTCGACCCGGAAGGGAGGCGGGCTGTTTGGGAAGACGCTGAGAAGGAAAAACTCTGGCGGGAAAGGCAAATAGCCTCATCGCCATCATCCCCCGAACCACAGGAGCGGGCAGCCTAAATACTGCCAACCCCGCCGCACTTTTTCAGTGACCTATTTACGTTGACAAAATCTTAGGCCGAGGCATAGCCATCAATGGGCCAAAACCCCAAAATCCCTTGCCCTCAATGCGGTTGCCAGACGTTCAAGGTCTCCGCCAAGCCCAATCGGCTGGACGATCTCGACGGAGCCGTCTGCGAGCGTTGTAACCGAAGGCTCTCCAAGCACGATATCGACTCCTGGCTCAAACGACAGGTTCAAGATGTTGTTTCCAAGGCGTTCAAGAATCTCCGGTAATTCTTGCGGCGCGGCCACGGATTCATTTATCTGCGCTTGTACGGTTGAAATGTCCACCTTGACCGTTACCGATATTTGATCCGGCATGATTAATTCTCCAATCTACACCCTGGCAAGTCAAATTCGTACATAGATAACCCCAGCAAACATGTACACAGAAATAAACGCGGCGCTGCAAAGCGCAAAAGTTATATCCGAATGGCTTGCCGCTAATAAATCGCTCAGAAACTATAATGAATTAGAATCAGCTATTGCAGATATAACAAGCAAGCTTGTTTCATCCAACCAAGCTTTGGTCTCTAGCCTGGAGAAGCAAAAGGCGCTCTCCGATAGAATTTCCGCGCTTGAAAAATACATAGCTGATATCGACGATTTTCAAAGACAAATCGAACGCTACACATTGCATACGCTCGCAACAGGAGCGCTTGTATATATACTCAAGCCAGGAATGGAGAACAACGAGCCACCACACTATCTTTGTAATAATTGCGTGGAAAACAAAAAGCTTTCCAAACTCCAGCCAATGCCGATACCGCTTTTTATGATATGCCAGCGATGCCAAGAAAAGGTATGGATCAAAAAAAGCGCCTAAACAAGCTGGCCGGTGTTTCATAGAGTTATTTACACTGAGAATCACAGGTAAAATTACATATGCCGAACACAGACAGCAAAGAAATCGTCGCGGCGACCCTAGCCGCTGCGATCTACGCCAAAACGAAAATCAAACACCCAAACCCTGAACTTGATGGGAAAGTTACAAGCATTTCACATGACAACATGGATTTGGAAATCCGCAAGGTAGTAGACATCTACAGCGCCACCCTAAAGGTGCTCAAAGAAAGCATCTAGGGTTTTTATATCCGGCACATCGGCAGATAAAACCTCTATCGAGGGCCGAACTGCCGCAACTGTTCCCATGATCTTATCGGCTTCGCTCCGCGTGAAGCCCCGCAATATCTTCAATACATCTTGGGTAGCGATCAGTAGCCGCTCCCTATATTTATCTGCATCCATCGCTTCTTCCTTCAAAACTCAACCCCGTCCTGGATAAGCCCAAGCAGCGCCTGCTCGTCCAGGGCTTTGGGAGTGACTGAAAACCACGGCAACATGCGCCCAGCGTATCCAAGGATGCCTTGCGCCTCGGTCACGCTCATGCCTTTCACGGCTTCCACGATGAGTTTGAGGGCTTCCCATTGCTCCTGGCTAATGCCAGCCTTCCGTAATGTCTCGTTCTCGTTCGGTGTTCGCATAATCCCTCCGTAAGACAAG
Encoded here:
- a CDS encoding ATP-dependent DNA helicase, yielding MQQVKALAATQHPFLASIGTGIEPPRQEPTTDGLTPQQAHAYAGMLEFCRGQTDAALMVLEGFAGVGKSHVVGKLVADLQAERVIGVAAPTNKAVKVLAANLRKFGVVRFGNKRPRGSRFDRDEWDGQGGKVCVGTLHSFLGLQMQERDDGTQQITQKRDSTIHDLDVLVVDEASMVGTEMFKLLLRVRRDCLILFVGDPAQLPPVEKAGVGMSPVFSHVERKARLTEVVRQAQGNPMIGLSMVIRKFIEAEQRMTMADIMAAIPVDAKAIGAFSMRPEEIAEWAVSEIREGRDCRVLAFRNAAVEFFNRAVHEALYGPVPDGRTPFDVGEPVIVHSACDADKVREHMVRVIDGVEVSTPVTDPTQLHTSQELVIKRIERDVRHRYYPDVPERPSLRADLLYLDDGDDNGIMVHVAHDPDLVGRLVSELFTQANDLKRRANDEMNPKLKEGLLTDSKSASGRAWALKNAFAPIRHAYAITVHKSQGSTFDTALVDYRDLNRMVEAYQFNRALYVACTRASQFLAICA
- a CDS encoding Rha family transcriptional regulator; the encoded protein is MNDLIHTQNPSITMSSVDISELVESRHDKVKQSIERLAERGVISPPPLGEVKVQRERRTSNAIVSIVGGVPKTTSLIVAETFEKSHAHVLRDIDNLECSPGFRESNFGLTFRDVPGPNNSIRRERMYEMTRDGFTILAMGFTGKSAMEWKEKYIEAFNRLELLAQQPATPSPASSTRISLEIDGDRLTFEGDPRSRTAFHFNDLVIKRLMPDGAKLTPLGEVPKSPQSEEVSPRTAAPKPSQDAGELILYFIGQGGPEGRTPKDLAQRCWAFKKLSPDVRESVMASLLDRGEIVQVPRGRGGRAYIRVEGSTGLDVSASPVKATPGMASGLRVDGRGESP
- a CDS encoding bifunctional DNA primase/polymerase, whose protein sequence is MTAPAQQPNLFQAINRLWPVGLDLIWLRERDKAPVQHQWTTQDRKTLSELKQSWRQGYNLGIRLGVRSVLREGVCCVGVDMDVRSDEARHFQEAYAAVEELLEDPGQYPTVLSGRGNGSRHYYAAVEIERLPHTCHFRRSKDTVYDPARKKRVPAWEVDIGSTGRQFVAPGSVHPSGGVYTETVPLDHIPDVPEAFYEALETVPETEIHRAVVIPISAADVDLDALPLPEGIKEKIKSGPAPEDAGRWPSRSEYFFAMLCALAAAGLDDETMCSVATCPAYAMSGKPLGNRKGIRASAMQWVARQIPRARAQAERWRLENRLDVDLSDPANNPGIDEFFDPENIAEMNRQKKYEVVPEAPAQHRPFPCETLNEVAAWLQAEAPEICWQTGQLAAIALASAAASRRYRTEFGDPLNLYTGIVTNSIGLVRHYKPALHRALAEAGCAGMIANGRFSSPGVLYNMLHRSPALLYVSDDYGSQLAFAKRQPSGAHEQTLSIFADIHNAKPIYLNNGQEAGIGKQGERVVIHHPALSILAMISADQLSTVVRASELGRGALEQFLFVLAPEDPAAYTMNDPEPGDVPGWITAHIQAIRLVEQGDDTDLVKDNPAQEPDLRTVRFDAKLDAAYAALMAISDRREARPILLSARAILRRLCAVLAVWANPPHPVVSREILAWASDYVAANVRAFLEAFNILSTDDGKLTQYQQILDYIAQGGAEGRTPKDLSQRCWAFKKLSKEKRAETMDLLVEDGEVAQLPRGRGGKLYVAARFVKEAGAVEAFAEEAGDGGEAA
- a CDS encoding XF1762 family protein, which gives rise to MSLEIRPVTFGEAKAFIARHHRHHGPTRSWKFGVGAALGDALVGVIVVGRPVARALDDGFTAEVTRCCTDGTRNACSKLYGTAARICRAMGYRRIVTYTLDTEAGTSLEAAGWTFAAMTQGHREWSCPSRPRATKAPTCAKKRWEKPLFRVVRIAE
- a CDS encoding transcriptional regulator, translated to MNTKNTIIEKAIAAVGSQKELARRIGGKVKQQHIHRWLYLTKRLPAERAIQIETATNGAVTRHELRPDLWPPQDRAA
- a CDS encoding helix-turn-helix domain-containing protein, coding for MNLSERIKMAREYAGLDQKGLAEKVGISQQMVSRLETGKADGSSYLIRIAQVCRVHPFWLYDESAEMVDEKLLTEEERKHLQLFREASPKTRRAVENVYEIEKQDGGMSQAPANNNRPQEQAA
- a CDS encoding helix-turn-helix domain-containing protein, giving the protein MPEVIALLISRTIVDGKPITQARLSEATGVPQSSISRILNGHHTAVHLDNMLAFARFWNITLDQLAGLKPLDEREWSPEARKVAEIVDSLDPEGRRAVWEDAEKEKLWRERQIASSPSSPEPQERAA
- a CDS encoding ECs_2282 family putative zinc-binding protein, yielding MGQNPKIPCPQCGCQTFKVSAKPNRLDDLDGAVCERCNRRLSKHDIDSWLKRQVQDVVSKAFKNLR
- a CDS encoding DUF4197 domain-containing protein; protein product: MRTPNENETLRKAGISQEQWEALKLIVEAVKGMSVTEAQGILGYAGRMLPWFSVTPKALDEQALLGLIQDGVEF